The region CAGGGGCGTGGTGGCGACGTTGACGTTCTGAGAGCCGGGATTGGTGATTCGGGATTCGGGATTGGCAAAGGCCAAGAGCTGAAACAAAAACGCCCGCNNNNNCACACACTTAATTAATTAAGTGTGTGNNNNNCGCGACCGGCGGCGCGGCAGGCGCGGCGGGTCGAGCGGCAGGAATCAGGGGGCTGGCATCGCTGGCAGCGGCCGGAGCGGACTCGGCGGCTTTGCTGACGCGCGGCTTACGCACGCGCTTTTCGGCGGTATCGCCAGCGTCGGGGGTCTTATCGGACAAGCGGAGGTTCCTCGCTAAGCGGCGAGCGCTCGCATCGGGCGAGCGGGACGTCAGGGACGTGGGTTGATAGATGGGTATCAGACGGGGTGCGGCGGGTGGGACGCGAGGTCCGACGCCGGGTGTTGCGAAACTAGCACTGCTGCCGCGTGGCGGCAAGCTTCCCGAGCCGGGCCGTTCACGTTACCGGGCAAGGCCCGGAGCGCTTGCGCCCGCGCGGGGCGGGCGTAAGCGAGGCGGCTTCACATGGCGGGCCGCTTCAGATGGCCTTGTCGATCATCTGGGTCAGCAGCGACTTGATGTTCGGCGGCGCGCCGAGCTGGCTCGAATGGACCTGGCCGTCCTTGAACATCAACAGCATGGGGATGCTGCGCACGTTGTAGCGAACGCCCAGCGCCGGGAATTCCTGGACGTCGACCTTGACCACCTTGGCCTTGCCTTCGTACTGGTCGGCCAGCTGTTCGACGATCGGGCCGATGGCCTTGCACGGGCCGCACCAGGGGGCCCAGAAATCGACGAGGACGGGTTCGGACGACTGCAGCACGGTGGCGTCGAAGTCGGAATCGCCAGCATGCAGAACTTTTTCGCTCACGGGGGTCTCCTGCGGGGGTACTCGCCCGTACGGAACGGGCTATTCTTGAACGGAACCCCGGGCGGGCCATGCCGGGCGGGGGCTTACGCTAAACTGGGGCGTTACGCGGCACCTTCAAGGGCTGCGCCACGGTCTCATCGAGCCTGCCTTCAGAGTTCAACTCGGGCGCCGGCTCGGCCCCGGCAGTCTGCTTCGCCGACGCCACCCACGCAAGCGACCACCTACTGCGCCCAGTGCGCGCGGATCTCTGAGAAGCATGAGCGACAAGCCTTTAACCGATATCACCTTTTCTTCGTTCGACCTGCACCCGAGCCTGTTGGCCGGCCTCGAGGCCGCCGGGTTTTCGCGCTGCACGCCGATCCAGGCGCTGACCCTGCCGCTGGCGCTGACCGGGCGCGACGTCGCCGGCCAGGCCCAGACCGGCACCGGCAAGACCCTCGCCTTCCTGGTCGCGGTGATCAACCGCCTGCTGACCCGCCCGGCCCTGGCCGAGCGCAAGCCCGAAGACCCGCGCGCGCTGATCCTGGCGCCGACCCGCGAGCTCGCGATCCAGATCCACAAGGACGCGGTCAAGTTCGGCTCCGACCTGGGCCTGAAGTTCGCCCTGGTCTACGGTGGCGTCGACTACGACAAGCAGCGCGAGCTGCTGCAGAAGGGCGCCGACGTCATCATCGCCACGCCCGGCCGCCTGATCGACTACGTCAAGCAGCACAAGGTCGTGTCGTTGCACGCCTGCGAGATCTGCGTGCTCGACGAAGCCGATCGCATGTTCGACCTGGGCTTCATCAAGGACATCCGCTTCCTGCTGCGGCGCATGCCGATCCGCACCGAGCGCCAGACCCTGCTGTTCTCGGCGACCTTGAGCCATCGCGTGCTCGAGCTGGCCTATGAGCACATGAACGAGCCCGAGAAGGTCGTCGTCGAGACCGAGTTCATCACCGCCGCCAAGGTCCGCCAGAAGGTCTACTTCCCGGCCGACGAGGAAAAGGTGCCGCTGTTGCTGGGCCTGTTGTCGCGCAGCGAAGGCGCGCGGACGATGGTGTTCGTCAACACCAAGGCCTGGGTCGAGCGCGTCGCGCGTTCGCTCGAGCGCGGCGGCTACCGGGTCGGCGTGCTGTCGGGCGACGTGCCGCAGAAGAAGCGCGAGTCGCTGCTCAACAAGTTCCAGAAGGGCCAGCTCGAAATCCTGGTCGCCACCGACGTCGCCGCGCGCGGCCTGCACATCGACGGCGTCAGTCACGTCTACAACTACGACCTGCCGTTCGATGCCGAGGACTACGTCCACCGCATCGGCCGCACCGCGCGCCTGGGCGCCGAGGGCGATGCGATCAGCTTCGCCTGCGAGCGCTATGCCATGAGCCTGCCCGACATCGAGGCCTACATCGAGCAGAAGCTGCCGACCGCGCCGGTCGATGCGGAACTGCTGATCGCCCTGCCGCGCACGCCGCGCGAGATTCCGGCGGCCGAGGAAGGCGAAGAGAACGAGAGCATCGGTTCGATCTTCAAGGAAGCGCGCGAACAGCGCGCCGCCGACGAACAGCGCCGTGGCGGCGGCCCCGGCGGCCGCAGCGGCAGCCGCAGCGGTTCCNNNNNCACACACTTAATTAATTAAGTGTGTGNNNNNAGCCAAGTGGAGGTGGCCGCCGGGCCGCGCGCCGAAGATCTGCTGGCCGGCTGCGCCGCGCTCGCCGGCCACGAGCCCCCCGAGCGGCCGCCGACGCCGTCCTGATCGCGTCAAGGCAGTCTTGATGCACCGATCCGGTAGCATGGCCGGGCCATGAACACCCCCCTCGATACCGTGTCCACGACTCCCGCATCCCCCGCTCCCGCATCGCCGACGCCGCGTCGCGGCTCCAACGGCTGGCTCTGGCTGCTCATCGTGCTGCTGATCGCCGGCGGCGGCGCCTGGTACGGCTGGCAGCAATGGCAGAACCGGCAGGCGCAGGACCGCGCCGCCGAAGCCGATGCCGGCCAGCGCCTGGAAGCGCTCGGTGAGCGCCTGGACACGATCCGCACCAACCAGGAAGCGCAGAACCGCCGCATCGCCCAGGCCGACACCACCAACCGGGTGCTGCGCGACGAACTGCACGGCATCGGCCAGCGCGCGGCGCTGATCGAGGACAGCGTCTCCAAGCTCGCCGACCCCGACCGCCACGGCGCCCAGGCCATGCGCCTGGACGAAACCGAACTGCTGCTGACCCTGGGCCAGCAGCGCCTGCAGATCGCCGGCGACCTGGAAGGCGCGCGCCGCGCCTATGCCCTGGCCGGCGGCGTCCTCGACGGTGTCGACGACCCGGCCTATCTGAGCCTGCGCCAGACCCTGCTGCAGGAAACCGCCGCACTCAAGGAGCTCGGCATCGAACCGCGGGTGCAGGCGATGGCCAAGCTGGATGCGTTGGCGCAGAACCTGAGCCTGCCGCCGGAGCGCCCGAGCGCGGCCGCGCCCACCCTGGCGCCGTGGTGGCGCCGCGCCTTCGGCACTCTGATCGAGACCCGCCCGGTCGACCGTACCGTCGCCACCCACCCCAGCGACCGCGCCGCCGCGCTCGCCGGCCTGCAACTGGAAATCTCGCTGGCGCGCGCCGCCGCCGAACGGCGCGATGCCGACGGCTATCGCACCGCGCTCAAGCGCGCCGAAAGCTGGGTGCGGCGCCTGTCGGCGCCTTCGCCGTCCCAGGACCGGCAACTCGCGCAGTTGCGCGAACTGGCCGCGCTGCCGCTTTCACTGTCGGTTCCTACCCTGGGCACGACACTGCAGCAGTTGCGCCAGTTGCGCACGGCCCAATGAACCGGCCGGGCCGCCGACACCTGATCCGGATGCTGGCGCGATAAGGAGGTGCCGCACATGAATCTGTTCCGCAATCTGTTGTTCTGGATCGTCCTGGCCCTGGTCGGCGCGCTCGTCGCGCAGTTGCTGGTGCAGGACCCCGGCCACGTCGTGGTCACCTACGGCGGCATCGACTACGTCACCAACCTGCCGAAGGCCCTGCTGATCCTGATCGGCGGCCTGCTCGCGCTGTGGCTGGTGTGGAAAGTGATCAGCCTGCCCTTCGTGGCGATGCGCCGGCATCGCAAGAAGCAGGCGCGCGCACGCCTCATCGACGGTCTCGAAGCTTTGCATCAAGGCCATTGGACCCGCGCCGAGAAATCCCTCGGCCAGGCCGCGCGCAGCCGCGACGTGGCCGCGATCGCCGAAGTCGCCGCCGCACGCTCGGCCAGCGCGCGNNNNNCACACACTTAATTAATT is a window of Lysobacter antibioticus DNA encoding:
- the trxA gene encoding thioredoxin; protein product: MSEKVLHAGDSDFDATVLQSSEPVLVDFWAPWCGPCKAIGPIVEQLADQYEGKAKVVKVDVQEFPALGVRYNVRSIPMLLMFKDGQVHSSQLGAPPNIKSLLTQMIDKAI
- a CDS encoding heme biosynthesis HemY N-terminal domain-containing protein, which encodes MNLFRNLLFWIVLALVGALVAQLLVQDPGHVVVTYGGIDYVTNLPKALLILIGGLLALWLVWKVISLPFVAMRRHRKKQARARLIDGLEALHQGHWTRAEKSLGQAARSRDVAAIAEVAAARSASARXXHT
- a CDS encoding uroporphyrinogen-III C-methyltransferase, which translates into the protein MNTPLDTVSTTPASPAPASPTPRRGSNGWLWLLIVLLIAGGGAWYGWQQWQNRQAQDRAAEADAGQRLEALGERLDTIRTNQEAQNRRIAQADTTNRVLRDELHGIGQRAALIEDSVSKLADPDRHGAQAMRLDETELLLTLGQQRLQIAGDLEGARRAYALAGGVLDGVDDPAYLSLRQTLLQETAALKELGIEPRVQAMAKLDALAQNLSLPPERPSAAAPTLAPWWRRAFGTLIETRPVDRTVATHPSDRAAALAGLQLEISLARAAAERRDADGYRTALKRAESWVRRLSAPSPSQDRQLAQLRELAALPLSLSVPTLGTTLQQLRQLRTAQ